Proteins encoded within one genomic window of Empedobacter falsenii:
- a CDS encoding phosphatase PAP2 family protein, translated as MNCVLLSIFSIKGNAQDTIQQTKTDSIQLDSIPKQTFNPEDKVYHFNAKKLIIPATLITYGSLSLAIPALDNLNKSTQNEILEDKTKGNKFDNYTQYLPAAAVYGLNLAGVQGKHNLRDRTIIFATSQIINTGLVMGLKHTVQEERPDGTNNLSFPSGHTANAFSTAQFMFREYQDSNFWLSLAGFPLAAFTGVYRVINNRHWVGDVVAGAGIGILSTELAYWLFPTINNWFSPKNKESKVATMVFPVYQNNQAGIGLVMRF; from the coding sequence ATGAATTGTGTATTACTTTCAATATTTTCGATAAAAGGAAATGCACAAGATACAATTCAGCAAACTAAAACGGATTCAATTCAACTTGATTCTATTCCAAAGCAAACATTTAATCCAGAAGATAAAGTTTATCATTTTAACGCCAAAAAGTTGATTATTCCTGCGACTTTAATTACATATGGAAGTTTGAGTTTGGCAATTCCAGCGTTGGATAATTTGAATAAATCTACTCAAAATGAAATTTTAGAAGATAAAACAAAAGGAAATAAATTTGATAATTATACACAATATTTACCTGCTGCAGCGGTCTATGGATTGAACTTAGCTGGCGTTCAAGGGAAACATAATTTACGAGATCGGACAATAATTTTTGCAACTTCTCAAATCATTAATACAGGTTTGGTGATGGGATTAAAGCACACTGTACAAGAAGAAAGACCCGATGGTACAAACAATCTTTCTTTTCCCTCTGGACATACGGCAAATGCGTTTTCTACGGCTCAATTTATGTTTCGAGAATATCAAGATTCTAATTTTTGGTTGAGTTTAGCTGGATTTCCTTTGGCTGCTTTTACGGGTGTTTATCGTGTTATCAACAATCGTCATTGGGTTGGAGATGTTGTTGCTGGAGCGGGAATAGGAATTTTATCGACGGAATTGGCGTATTGGTTATTTCCTACGATTAACAATTGGTTTTCTCCAAAAAATAAAGAATCTAAAGTCGCAACAATGGTTTTTCCTGTTTATCAAAATAATCAAGCGGGAATTGGTTTGGTGATGAGATTTTAG
- a CDS encoding PLDc N-terminal domain-containing protein → MEDIFVGIWFLFALTMAFLPIMCLIHIITHQFRNLKTKFLWIFVVVLIPYLGSILYYLKGRNMVINN, encoded by the coding sequence ATGGAAGATATTTTTGTTGGGATATGGTTTCTTTTTGCATTAACAATGGCCTTTTTACCAATAATGTGTTTAATACATATTATTACACATCAGTTTAGAAATTTAAAAACAAAATTTCTATGGATTTTTGTTGTAGTATTAATTCCGTATTTAGGTTCTATTTTATATTATTTAAAAGGTCGAAATATGGTTATAAATAACTAA
- a CDS encoding dihydrolipoamide acetyltransferase family protein: MKNIELTIPKLGESVESVQLVRFTKNIGDFIQEDEVIAEVSTDKVDSDVPSTITGKIIEFRFNEGDEIKIGEVFALIEPSENQQQSAQKTENVEEKKIETVTTSQTINSIDTNQFLSPLVKSIMQKENLQSSDILQIKGSGRDGRISKNDVLNYIQNKLFTSNNSSNTLIENNVVSSSSFGAKDEIIEMDKMRQLISKHMKKSKQTSPHVTAYVEPDVTNFVKWREENKAAFEAKYKQKLTFTPLIVDCVVRAIKNFPMVNVSVDETETKIIKHNEINIGIATALPSNNLIVPVIHQANELNLEGLAKAVNSIVDKARNNKLSPDDVRGGTFTISNVGTFGNLMGTPIINQPEVAILATGVIKKKPAVLETEFGDIIVARQFMYLSLSFDHRVIDGSLGGVFLKRISDYMENWDVNTQI; encoded by the coding sequence ATGAAGAATATAGAACTAACGATTCCAAAATTGGGAGAAAGTGTTGAGTCTGTACAATTGGTTCGTTTTACAAAAAACATTGGTGATTTCATTCAAGAGGATGAAGTAATTGCCGAAGTTTCGACGGATAAAGTAGATTCTGATGTGCCTTCTACAATTACTGGAAAGATTATTGAGTTTAGATTTAATGAAGGAGATGAAATAAAAATCGGAGAAGTTTTCGCTTTAATTGAGCCTTCAGAAAATCAACAACAATCAGCTCAAAAAACTGAAAATGTTGAAGAAAAAAAGATTGAGACTGTTACAACTTCACAAACTATAAATTCAATCGATACAAATCAATTTTTATCACCTTTGGTAAAAAGTATCATGCAAAAAGAAAATCTTCAATCATCTGATATTTTACAAATAAAAGGTTCTGGTCGTGATGGGAGAATTTCGAAGAATGATGTATTGAATTATATCCAAAATAAACTATTTACATCTAATAATTCAAGCAATACTTTAATTGAGAATAATGTAGTTTCAAGCTCTTCTTTTGGAGCGAAAGATGAAATCATTGAGATGGATAAAATGCGTCAATTGATTTCGAAACACATGAAAAAGAGTAAACAAACTTCGCCTCATGTGACGGCTTATGTAGAACCTGATGTTACTAATTTTGTGAAATGGCGCGAAGAAAATAAGGCTGCTTTTGAAGCAAAATATAAACAAAAATTAACGTTTACGCCGTTAATTGTAGATTGTGTTGTTCGTGCAATAAAAAATTTTCCAATGGTTAATGTATCGGTTGATGAAACTGAGACTAAAATCATCAAACACAATGAGATAAATATTGGAATTGCAACTGCTTTGCCAAGTAATAATTTGATTGTTCCTGTTATTCATCAAGCTAATGAATTGAATTTAGAAGGTTTAGCAAAAGCTGTAAATTCTATTGTAGATAAAGCGAGAAACAACAAACTTTCGCCAGATGATGTTCGTGGAGGAACGTTCACAATAAGTAACGTGGGAACTTTTGGTAATTTAATGGGAACGCCAATCATCAATCAACCAGAAGTGGCAATTTTAGCGACTGGTGTGATCAAGAAAAAACCTGCGGTTTTGGAAACTGAATTTGGAGATATTATCGTGGCAAGACAATTTATGTATTTGTCACTTTCGTTTGATCATCGTGTGATAGACGGATCTTTGGGAGGCGTTTTCTTGAAACGAATTTCAGATTATATGGAGAATTGGGATGTTAACACGCAAATTTAA
- a CDS encoding alpha-ketoacid dehydrogenase subunit alpha/beta — METILSTTILLKKAYELLVTAKSLTELYEENKAVTSKYVHATARGHEAIQIATGLQLLPQDYLSAYYRDDAMLLSIGITPYELMLQLLAKRDDIFSGGRTYYSHPSLRRDNMPKIPHQSSATGMQAIPTTGIAMGMQYKELEGLCDEKVKPISVCSLGDASCTEGEVAEAFQMAALKQLPILYLVQDNEWDISASADEIRAQDISHYAKGFNGLEVFVVDGTDFLASYETVQRAIEIIRTERRPILVHAKVPLLNHHTSGVRKEWYRDDLEEAQSRDPYDKLKNTLLNEGFDENDLIEIENKIREQVQTEYQEALKAEDPRPEDLYTHVFASTPITEEKGNRSPEGKEKTVMVDSALFAIRELMAEHPEALLYGQDVGLRLGGVFREAATLAKQYGKNRVFNTPIQEAFIIGSTVGMSAAGLKPIVEVQFADYIWPGLNQLFTEVARSNYLSNGKWPVSMILRVPIGAYGSGGPYHSSSVESVLTNIKGIKIAYPSTGADLKGLMKAAYYDPNPVVMLEHKGLYWSKIKGTEDAATVEPDEDYVLPFGKAREVLTAESSQNHNSVSIITYGMGVYWAKQAAKDFPNQVEIIDLRTLVPLDEESIFNSVKKHNRCIVLTEEAKQNSFAQSIAGLINEECFEYLDAPIRVLGAQDMPAIPLNSTLEAEMLPNAEKLKTLINSILSY, encoded by the coding sequence ATGGAAACCATATTATCAACAACAATATTACTTAAAAAAGCATACGAATTATTGGTTACTGCAAAATCTTTAACCGAATTATACGAAGAAAATAAAGCTGTAACAAGCAAATATGTACACGCAACTGCGCGTGGACACGAAGCAATTCAAATTGCAACAGGATTACAATTATTACCACAAGATTACTTAAGTGCATATTACCGAGACGATGCAATGTTATTATCAATAGGAATAACACCTTATGAATTGATGTTGCAATTATTGGCAAAACGTGATGATATTTTTTCTGGAGGAAGAACGTATTATTCTCATCCTAGTTTGCGTCGTGATAATATGCCAAAAATTCCGCATCAAAGTAGTGCAACTGGAATGCAAGCGATTCCAACAACAGGAATTGCGATGGGAATGCAATACAAAGAGTTAGAAGGTCTTTGTGACGAAAAAGTAAAACCAATTTCGGTTTGTTCGTTAGGAGATGCGTCTTGTACAGAAGGCGAAGTGGCAGAAGCTTTCCAAATGGCAGCTTTGAAACAATTACCAATTTTATATTTGGTTCAAGATAATGAATGGGATATTTCGGCATCGGCAGATGAAATTCGTGCGCAGGATATTTCTCATTATGCGAAAGGTTTCAATGGTTTGGAAGTTTTTGTGGTTGATGGAACAGATTTCTTGGCTTCTTATGAAACGGTTCAACGTGCAATTGAAATTATTCGTACAGAACGTCGTCCGATTTTAGTTCATGCAAAAGTTCCTTTATTGAATCATCATACATCTGGCGTTCGTAAAGAATGGTACAGAGATGATTTGGAGGAAGCACAATCTCGTGATCCTTATGATAAATTAAAAAATACGTTATTAAATGAAGGTTTCGATGAAAATGATTTAATCGAAATTGAGAATAAGATAAGAGAACAAGTACAGACTGAATATCAAGAAGCCTTAAAAGCAGAAGATCCTCGTCCTGAAGATTTATATACGCATGTTTTTGCGTCAACACCGATTACAGAAGAAAAAGGAAATCGTTCTCCAGAAGGAAAAGAAAAAACAGTAATGGTAGATTCTGCATTGTTTGCGATTCGTGAATTAATGGCAGAGCATCCAGAAGCTTTATTATATGGACAAGATGTTGGGTTGCGTTTAGGTGGAGTTTTTCGTGAAGCGGCAACTTTAGCAAAACAATATGGTAAAAATCGTGTATTTAACACACCAATTCAAGAAGCGTTTATAATTGGATCTACAGTTGGAATGTCTGCAGCTGGCTTAAAACCAATTGTTGAGGTGCAATTTGCAGATTATATTTGGCCAGGTCTTAATCAATTGTTTACAGAAGTGGCGCGTTCTAATTATTTATCAAACGGTAAATGGCCAGTTTCGATGATTTTACGTGTACCAATTGGTGCGTACGGAAGCGGAGGTCCTTATCATTCAAGTTCAGTAGAAAGTGTTTTGACGAATATCAAAGGAATTAAAATTGCATATCCATCTACTGGAGCGGATTTGAAAGGCTTGATGAAAGCAGCATATTATGATCCAAATCCTGTGGTAATGTTAGAACACAAAGGGTTGTATTGGAGTAAAATAAAAGGAACAGAAGATGCGGCGACTGTTGAGCCAGACGAAGATTATGTATTGCCTTTTGGTAAAGCACGTGAAGTTTTAACAGCTGAATCTTCTCAAAATCATAATTCTGTTTCAATTATTACATACGGAATGGGAGTGTATTGGGCGAAACAAGCGGCAAAAGATTTTCCTAATCAAGTCGAAATTATTGATTTAAGAACTTTAGTTCCGTTAGACGAGGAGTCAATCTTTAATAGTGTAAAAAAACACAATCGTTGTATTGTTTTGACAGAAGAAGCGAAGCAAAACTCTTTTGCACAGAGCATTGCAGGCTTAATTAATGAAGAATGTTTTGAGTACTTAGATGCTCCAATTCGTGTGTTAGGAGCACAAGATATGCCAGCAATTCCATTAAATTCCACTTTAGAAGCAGAAATGTTACCAAATGCTGAAAAATTAAAAACATTGATTAATAGTATTTTATCCTATTAA
- a CDS encoding phenylacetate--CoA ligase family protein, giving the protein MIFNPEIEQMPIEKLRVLQNERLQNMLQKVYNRVPFYKEAFDAAGIKPEDIKGVEDLHKLPFTKKTHLRENYPFGLFAEPKSNVIRLHCSSGTTGKPTVVGYTKNDIELFSEVVARSLAASGCEPGMTLQNAYGYGLFTGGLGLHYGAEKLGMTVVPISGGNTEKQIMLLKDFQADAICATPSYALTVAEEIKKRGESLESLNLKFAILGSEPWSEALRQEVEGSLNIKASNIYGLSEIIGPGVSNEDYEEQGTGSYIWEDHFFPEIVDEKTGEPVPYGQPGVLVITTLTKEALPLVRYWTGDITTLTYEHSKKRTHIKMGPIIGRADDMMIIRGVNFFHTQIADFIPEFPELSPNYQVVLTKPKNMDAVEVGFEINPDYFASQGFTCDNLNDESNHACCKLISNIHKKIRDNIGLGMNVKLYQVDGLPKSEGGKLNRIIDNRHL; this is encoded by the coding sequence ATGATATTTAATCCCGAGATAGAACAAATGCCAATTGAAAAATTGCGCGTTCTTCAAAACGAAAGACTTCAAAACATGTTACAAAAAGTGTATAACAGAGTACCTTTTTACAAAGAAGCATTTGATGCAGCTGGAATAAAGCCAGAAGACATCAAAGGTGTTGAAGATCTACACAAATTACCTTTCACCAAAAAAACACATTTAAGAGAGAACTATCCGTTCGGATTATTTGCAGAACCAAAGAGCAACGTAATCCGTTTACATTGTTCAAGCGGCACAACAGGAAAACCAACTGTTGTAGGTTATACCAAAAACGACATCGAATTATTTTCAGAAGTAGTAGCACGTTCTTTAGCAGCTTCTGGATGCGAACCAGGAATGACATTACAAAATGCCTATGGTTATGGTTTGTTTACAGGAGGTTTGGGATTACATTATGGAGCAGAAAAATTAGGAATGACAGTTGTTCCTATTTCTGGTGGAAATACTGAAAAACAAATCATGTTGTTGAAAGATTTTCAAGCTGATGCTATTTGTGCAACACCATCGTATGCATTAACAGTAGCAGAGGAAATCAAAAAAAGAGGAGAATCGTTAGAAAGCTTAAACCTTAAGTTTGCGATTTTAGGATCAGAACCTTGGTCAGAAGCATTACGTCAAGAAGTAGAAGGAAGTTTAAACATCAAAGCGTCTAATATCTATGGATTGAGCGAAATTATCGGACCTGGTGTGTCTAACGAAGATTACGAAGAGCAAGGAACAGGATCTTACATTTGGGAAGATCATTTCTTTCCAGAAATTGTAGACGAGAAAACAGGTGAGCCTGTACCTTACGGACAACCTGGAGTTTTAGTGATTACAACGTTAACAAAAGAAGCTTTACCATTGGTGCGTTATTGGACTGGAGATATTACAACCCTTACGTACGAACATTCTAAGAAAAGAACACATATCAAAATGGGACCGATTATTGGTCGTGCAGATGATATGATGATTATTAGAGGTGTAAATTTCTTTCACACGCAAATCGCTGATTTTATTCCAGAATTCCCAGAATTATCACCAAATTATCAAGTAGTTTTAACAAAACCTAAAAATATGGATGCTGTAGAAGTTGGATTTGAAATTAATCCTGACTATTTTGCAAGCCAAGGTTTCACTTGTGATAATTTGAACGACGAATCTAATCATGCATGTTGCAAATTAATCTCTAACATTCACAAAAAGATTAGAGACAATATTGGATTAGGAATGAATGTTAAATTGTATCAAGTTGATGGACTTCCGAAAAGTGAAGGAGGAAAATTAAACCGAATCATCGATAACAGACATTTATAA
- a CDS encoding TetR/AcrR family transcriptional regulator produces MPKQSKKELIIQEAALIFKQKGYSATSMRELAEKVGMEAASLYNHIRSKDEILEEICFKVANQYVSHISSIEDTDESNVQKLRDLIQLHVRMIIDEPNEVSVANNDWKNLSDTKKELYKTIRKGYEKRIANLIKAGIAAGEFKDLNVSVALFTLLSSLRWIELWYKPGRDISPEQLENDLMTLLINGFQK; encoded by the coding sequence ATGCCTAAACAAAGTAAAAAAGAACTGATTATTCAAGAAGCTGCATTAATCTTTAAACAAAAAGGATATTCGGCTACATCAATGCGCGAACTGGCTGAAAAAGTTGGAATGGAAGCGGCAAGTTTATACAATCACATTCGTTCGAAAGACGAAATTTTAGAAGAGATTTGTTTTAAAGTTGCCAATCAATATGTTTCTCACATTAGTTCGATTGAAGATACTGACGAATCAAATGTTCAGAAATTGAGAGATTTAATTCAATTACACGTCAGAATGATTATTGATGAGCCAAACGAAGTTTCTGTTGCAAATAATGATTGGAAAAATCTTTCGGATACGAAAAAAGAATTGTACAAAACAATTCGAAAAGGATACGAAAAAAGAATCGCTAATCTTATTAAAGCAGGAATTGCAGCAGGCGAATTTAAAGACTTGAATGTTTCGGTTGCTTTATTTACTTTATTATCATCATTACGTTGGATAGAATTGTGGTACAAACCTGGACGAGATATCTCACCAGAGCAATTAGAAAATGACTTAATGACACTATTAATTAACGGATTTCAAAAATAA
- the paaE gene encoding 1,2-phenylacetyl-CoA epoxidase subunit PaaE yields MAINFHQLRVKNVKKETPDCVSVTFEVPEELNQEFKFKHGQYLTFKNLHNNEEIRRSYSICSSPLDNELRVAVKKIEDGIFSTFVNDTIKVGDVLDVMTPQGNFFTEVHEDNKKLYVGIVAGSGITPVLSIIKTVLQTEPNSQFVLLYGNRNKGSIIFKEEIEALKNRYMERISVYNILSRETADAEILSGRIDKAKIEYFLQNIIDPKEVSEVFLCGPEEMILSGRDAFVEAGVDAKHLHFELFYSASAEAKKVERQKAVKQSDDTMSKVTIKLDATALQIDLGYNGDTILDAALQNGADLPYACKGGVCATCKCKVEKGEVEMDINYSLEPDELERGFVLACQAHPRSAEVVVDFDAK; encoded by the coding sequence ATGGCTATAAATTTTCACCAATTACGCGTTAAAAATGTAAAAAAGGAAACACCAGATTGTGTATCCGTTACATTTGAAGTGCCAGAAGAATTAAACCAAGAATTCAAATTCAAACATGGTCAATATTTAACGTTCAAAAATCTTCACAATAACGAAGAAATTAGACGTTCTTACTCAATTTGTTCAAGTCCTTTGGATAATGAATTAAGAGTTGCTGTAAAGAAAATTGAGGATGGAATTTTCTCGACATTTGTTAACGATACAATCAAAGTTGGCGATGTTCTTGATGTAATGACTCCACAAGGAAATTTCTTTACAGAAGTACACGAAGACAACAAAAAATTATATGTAGGAATTGTGGCGGGATCAGGAATTACACCAGTACTTTCGATTATCAAAACAGTTCTACAAACAGAACCTAACAGTCAATTTGTGCTGTTATATGGAAACAGAAACAAAGGTTCGATTATTTTTAAAGAAGAAATTGAAGCATTAAAAAATAGATACATGGAACGCATTAGCGTTTACAATATCTTGAGTCGCGAAACGGCTGATGCTGAGATTTTGAGTGGTCGTATTGATAAAGCAAAAATTGAATATTTCTTGCAAAATATCATCGATCCAAAAGAAGTAAGCGAAGTTTTCCTTTGTGGACCAGAAGAAATGATTTTAAGCGGTCGTGACGCTTTTGTAGAAGCAGGAGTTGATGCAAAACATTTGCATTTCGAGTTATTCTATAGTGCATCTGCAGAAGCGAAAAAGGTAGAGCGTCAAAAAGCTGTAAAACAATCAGATGACACAATGAGTAAAGTTACCATCAAATTAGATGCAACAGCTTTACAGATTGATTTGGGTTACAATGGCGACACAATCTTAGATGCGGCTTTACAAAACGGAGCTGATTTACCTTATGCTTGTAAAGGTGGTGTTTGCGCAACTTGTAAGTGTAAAGTAGAGAAGGGTGAGGTAGAAATGGACATCAACTACTCACTTGAGCCAGATGAATTAGAAAGAGGATTTGTATTAGCGTGTCAAGCGCATCCTCGTTCTGCAGAAGTAGTGGTAGATTTTGATGCCAAATAA
- the paaA gene encoding 1,2-phenylacetyl-CoA epoxidase subunit PaaA, protein MSAKEIDFQEIFDNKIENEVRIEPKDWMPDAYRKTLIRQISQHAHSEIVGMLPEANWITRAPSLNRKKILLAKVQDEAGHGLYLYCAAETLGVSRIQTLNDLHSGKAKYSSIFNYPTLTWADIGMIGWLVDGAAILNQVPLCRTSYGPYARAMVRVCKEESFHQRQGYEALVVLSKGTPEQKAMLQDAMNRWWWPTLMMFGPKDEESSNSELSMKWRIKRFSNDELRQRFVDISIPQAEYLGLTIPDPDLKFNEETGHYEFGEIDWEEFWNVVKGNGKCNKQRLDARRNAHNEGAWVRDAATAYHEKRKQRELEKEQRKNA, encoded by the coding sequence ATGAGTGCAAAAGAAATTGATTTTCAAGAAATCTTCGATAATAAGATTGAAAATGAAGTTCGTATCGAACCAAAAGACTGGATGCCAGATGCATACCGTAAAACATTAATCAGACAAATCTCTCAACATGCTCACTCAGAAATTGTTGGAATGTTACCAGAAGCAAACTGGATTACAAGAGCGCCTTCGTTAAATAGAAAGAAAATTTTGTTAGCGAAAGTTCAAGACGAAGCTGGTCACGGATTATATTTATACTGTGCTGCTGAAACGTTAGGTGTTTCTCGTATTCAAACATTAAATGACTTACATTCAGGTAAAGCAAAATATTCATCAATCTTCAATTATCCAACCCTTACTTGGGCAGATATCGGAATGATTGGTTGGTTGGTAGATGGAGCTGCGATTCTGAATCAAGTTCCATTATGTAGAACTTCTTACGGACCTTATGCTCGTGCAATGGTGCGTGTTTGTAAAGAAGAATCTTTCCACCAAAGACAAGGTTATGAAGCATTAGTGGTATTATCAAAAGGAACACCAGAACAAAAAGCGATGTTGCAAGATGCAATGAATCGTTGGTGGTGGCCTACATTAATGATGTTTGGACCAAAAGACGAAGAATCATCAAACTCAGAATTATCAATGAAATGGAGAATCAAACGTTTCTCGAATGACGAATTACGTCAACGTTTCGTAGATATTTCTATTCCTCAAGCCGAATATTTAGGATTAACTATTCCAGATCCAGATCTAAAATTCAACGAAGAAACAGGGCACTACGAATTCGGAGAAATTGATTGGGAAGAATTCTGGAATGTTGTGAAAGGAAACGGTAAATGTAACAAACAACGTTTGGATGCTCGCCGTAACGCACACAACGAAGGAGCTTGGGTTCGTGATGCAGCAACAGCTTACCACGAAAAAAGAAAACAAAGAGAATTAGAAAAAGAACAACGCAAAAACGCATAA
- the paaB gene encoding 1,2-phenylacetyl-CoA epoxidase subunit PaaB — MENRDWPLWEVFIRSKQGLDHKHVGSLHAADATMALENARDVYTRRLEGVSIWVVESANIHASNPDEAEQFFDPAEDKVYRHPTFYDVPEEIKNM; from the coding sequence ATGGAAAATAGAGATTGGCCTTTATGGGAAGTATTCATTAGAAGTAAACAAGGGTTAGACCATAAACACGTTGGGAGCTTACATGCTGCTGATGCTACAATGGCACTAGAAAATGCACGCGATGTATATACACGTCGTTTAGAAGGTGTAAGTATTTGGGTGGTAGAATCTGCTAATATCCATGCTTCTAATCCTGATGAAGCAGAACAATTTTTTGACCCTGCAGAAGACAAAGTTTACCGTCATCCAACTTTTTATGATGTACCAGAAGAAATTAAAAACATGTAA
- the paaC gene encoding 1,2-phenylacetyl-CoA epoxidase subunit PaaC, producing the protein MTSTVYQNNQNYIDFILHLADTNLILAQRLCEWCGHGPILEQDIAMSNMALDLLGQTSNYYDYAAEMIGNGATEDTLAMLREEREYKNLLLVELPNGHFGDTVARQFFYDSYHALLLEQFLKVKDLKLQAIAEKSLKEVKYHLKWSSEWMIRLGDGTQESHDKIQEAVNNILPYVKEAFLLAPYQKALVEEGLISSPEEFQTTWFANVKAILDEATIEADVENAFVQKGGKEGVHTEHLGFILTDLQYLQRTYPNSQW; encoded by the coding sequence ATGACAAGTACAGTTTATCAAAACAATCAAAATTACATCGATTTTATCTTGCATTTAGCGGATACAAATCTAATTTTGGCGCAACGTTTATGCGAATGGTGTGGTCATGGTCCAATTTTAGAACAAGACATTGCAATGTCTAATATGGCGTTGGATCTATTAGGTCAAACTTCTAATTATTATGACTATGCTGCGGAAATGATCGGGAATGGAGCAACTGAAGATACGTTAGCAATGTTACGTGAAGAGCGTGAATATAAAAACTTATTGTTGGTTGAATTACCAAACGGACATTTCGGAGATACGGTTGCACGTCAATTCTTTTATGATTCTTACCATGCGTTATTGTTAGAACAATTCTTGAAAGTAAAAGATCTTAAATTACAAGCCATCGCTGAAAAATCATTGAAAGAAGTAAAATATCACTTAAAATGGTCATCAGAATGGATGATTCGTTTAGGTGATGGAACACAAGAATCTCACGATAAAATTCAGGAAGCTGTAAACAATATTTTACCTTATGTAAAAGAAGCGTTTTTATTAGCGCCTTACCAAAAAGCTTTAGTTGAAGAAGGATTAATTTCAAGTCCAGAAGAATTTCAAACAACTTGGTTCGCAAATGTAAAAGCAATTTTAGACGAAGCTACAATCGAAGCTGATGTAGAAAATGCATTTGTACAAAAAGGAGGTAAAGAAGGTGTTCATACAGAGCATTTAGGATTTATCTTAACAGATTTACAATATTTACAAAGAACTTATCCTAATTCGCAATGGTAA
- the paaD gene encoding 1,2-phenylacetyl-CoA epoxidase subunit PaaD: MVTEKEIWQYMEEVADPEIPVISVIDLGVVRKIELIDEQSVNVTITPTYSGCPAMSAISISVRLKLIEKGFKNINVINQLSPSWSTDWMTEEGKQKMKAYGIAPPTKNPSSDALFSDEQNVECPQCGSTDTRLISQFGSTACKAMYQCNSCHEPFDYFKCHH; encoded by the coding sequence ATGGTAACCGAAAAAGAAATTTGGCAATACATGGAGGAAGTCGCTGATCCAGAAATTCCTGTGATTAGTGTAATCGATCTTGGTGTTGTGCGTAAAATTGAATTAATTGACGAACAAAGTGTCAATGTTACAATTACGCCAACATATTCAGGATGTCCTGCTATGAGTGCAATTTCAATTTCTGTTCGTTTAAAATTAATCGAAAAAGGATTCAAAAATATCAATGTCATTAATCAGTTGAGCCCTTCATGGTCAACTGATTGGATGACAGAAGAAGGAAAGCAAAAAATGAAGGCTTATGGAATTGCACCGCCAACCAAAAATCCTTCGTCTGATGCGCTTTTTTCGGATGAACAAAATGTAGAATGTCCACAATGTGGCTCTACAGATACCAGACTTATCAGTCAATTTGGTTCTACGGCCTGCAAAGCTATGTATCAATGCAATAGCTGCCACGAACCATTTGATTATTTCAAATGTCATCACTAA